In Deltaproteobacteria bacterium, a genomic segment contains:
- a CDS encoding M23 family metallopeptidase, with protein MRLLADCAPGVRRSGLVGLVGAGLCAAVLGACGVEPELARSRSGGPSCLESPGADEDPCTTRRRALACDNDSQRLFCGDKGVRAAFLALPSTTAEGKTWITVRLTVTRPLAPKERYVNLSLAPKGCAVGSAPDCAPDPQSYPRIYRQSLETDYASQKPVDYARCSSATPCVAFFRWWEILPKYQRYAATAVLERVEDGELTHATHLRPSYTFETIDPVLCGDSAPPSQYFWPVPAGMDVSRGYKAHVDYQTCGWHTGIDIPAAEGATIFSVASGRVVHVGHLWAKESGKGRGPYAVVVQHAPGLYSTYSHNARALVNPGDCVWGGQQIAEVGSLGKSTGPHLHLEILTDTRFTGNWKLPFEGACARYANPLDYLTAP; from the coding sequence ATGCGGCTGCTCGCCGACTGCGCGCCAGGTGTCCGTCGGTCGGGCCTCGTCGGCCTCGTCGGAGCGGGGCTCTGCGCGGCCGTGCTCGGCGCGTGCGGGGTCGAGCCGGAGCTCGCGCGCAGCCGGTCCGGAGGCCCCTCGTGTCTCGAGAGCCCGGGGGCGGACGAGGACCCCTGCACGACACGCCGCCGAGCCCTCGCCTGCGACAACGACTCGCAGCGGCTCTTCTGCGGGGACAAGGGGGTCCGCGCCGCGTTCCTCGCGCTGCCGAGCACCACCGCCGAGGGGAAGACCTGGATCACGGTGCGGCTCACCGTCACGCGCCCCCTCGCGCCCAAGGAGCGCTACGTCAATCTGAGCCTCGCACCCAAGGGCTGTGCGGTCGGCTCGGCGCCGGATTGCGCGCCCGACCCGCAGAGCTATCCGCGCATCTATCGCCAGAGCCTCGAGACGGACTACGCGAGCCAGAAGCCGGTGGACTACGCCAGGTGCTCGTCTGCCACCCCCTGCGTGGCCTTCTTCCGCTGGTGGGAGATCCTGCCCAAGTACCAGCGTTATGCCGCGACGGCGGTGCTCGAGCGCGTGGAGGACGGAGAGCTCACCCACGCGACGCACCTCAGGCCGAGCTACACCTTCGAGACCATCGACCCCGTCCTGTGCGGGGATAGCGCTCCGCCCTCGCAGTACTTCTGGCCGGTGCCGGCTGGCATGGACGTGAGCCGGGGCTACAAGGCCCACGTGGATTATCAAACCTGCGGCTGGCACACCGGCATCGACATCCCGGCCGCGGAGGGCGCGACGATCTTCAGCGTGGCGAGCGGCCGGGTGGTCCACGTCGGGCACCTCTGGGCGAAGGAGAGCGGCAAGGGCAGGGGGCCGTACGCCGTGGTGGTGCAGCACGCGCCGGGGCTCTACTCGACCTACAGCCACAACGCGCGCGCGCTGGTGAACCCCGGGGACTGCGTTTGGGGGGGGCAGCAGATCGCGGAGGTGGGCAGCCTCGGCAAGAGCACCGGACCGCACCTGCACCTCGAGATCCTGACGGACACGCGCTTCACCGGCAACTGGAAGCTCCCCTTCGAGGGAGCCTGCGCGCGCTACGCGAACCCGCTCGACTACCTGACGGCTCCCTGA